A window of Equus caballus isolate H_3958 breed thoroughbred chromosome 10, TB-T2T, whole genome shotgun sequence contains these coding sequences:
- the LOC100068295 gene encoding cytochrome P450 2F2-like isoform X2, with translation MGRGPIEIPSPEMYNIFPSILHWLPGPHHRIFRNFAELRVFISEQIQRHRQTRQPGEPRDFIDCFLDQMDQEQKDSERHFQEETLVMTTHNLFFGGTETTSNTLRYGLLILLKYPEVAGLRAGGPGMRGLGLGLAGVHGGCSSQPEPAPAKVQAELDAVVGRMRAPSLEDRGRLPYTNAVLHEIQRFISVVPLGLPRALTPDTHLHGHFLPKGTFVIPLLVSAHRDPTQFKDPDSFNPRNFLNNEGEFQSNDAFTPFALGPGQAGRGAAWTGPGAHGVLTPHPCVPRKADVPGRRPGPIRDLPLLHCHPAAVLPAPCGEPHQPRPHPTVHQPGQHAPSLPAPPGDPLRSSLATLCTLALRPPYPPWSIKAPNGRRRGLLTESGSGRQGCAALR, from the exons ATGGGGCGAG GTCCTATTGAGATCCCGTCCCCCGAGATGTACAACATTTTCCCCTCCATCCTGCACTGGCTCCCGGGCCCGCACCACCGAATCTTCCGAAACTTCGCGGAGCTTCGGGTCTTCATCTCCGAGCAAATCCAGCGGCACCGGCAGACGCGGCAGCCGGGGGAGCCCCGCGATTTCATTGATTGCTTTCTGGATCAGATGGATCAG GAACAGAAGGACTCAGAGAGACATTTCCAGGAGGAGACGTTGGTGATGACGACGCACAACCTTTTCTTCGGTGGCACCGAGACCACGAGCAACACCCTGCGCTATGGGCTCCTCATTCTGCTCAAGTACCCAGAGGTGGCAGGTCTGCGAGCTGGAGGGCCAGGGATGAGGGGGCTAGGGTTGGGGCTGGCTGGGGTCCACGGCGGATGCAGCTCACAGCCTGAGCCGGCCCCAGCCAAGGTACAGGCTGAGCTAGACGCCGTGGTGGGTCGGATGCGCGCCCCAAGCCTGGAAGACCGTGGGCGCCTGCCCTACACCAACGCTGTGCTGCACGAGATCCAGCGCTTCATCAGTGTGGTGCCGCTGGGGCTGCCGCGTGCCCTCACCCCCGACACCCACCTGCATGGCCACTTCCTGCCCAAG GGCACCTTCGTGATTCCTCTGCTGGTGTCCGCGCACCGGGACCCCACCCAATTCAAGGACCCAGACTCCTTCAACCCCAGGAACTTCTTGAACAATGAGGGCGAGTTCCAGAGCAATGATGCCTTCACGCCCTTTGCCCTAGGTCCgggccaggcagggaggggagcagcCTGGACAGGCCCTGGGGCACATGGGGTTCTCACTCCACATCCCTGTGTCCCCAGGAAAGCGGATGTGCCTGGGCGCAGGCCTGGCCCGATCAgagatcttcctcttcttcactgCCATCCTGCAGCGGTTCTGCCTGCTCCCTGTGGGGAGCCCCACCAACCTCGACCTCACCCCACAGTGCACCAGCCTGGGCAACATGCCCCCAGCCTTCCAGCTCCGCCTGGTGACCCTCTGAGGTCAAGCCTGGCCACCCTCTGCACACTGGCTCTCAGACCTCCTTACCCGCCATGGTCAATAAAGGCCCCGAATGGCAGGCGAAGGGGTCTCCTCACCGAGAGTGGGAGTGGGAGGCAGGGGTGTGCAGCTCTGAggtaa
- the LOC100068295 gene encoding cytochrome P450 2F2-like isoform X3: METSGLVQGPIEIPSPEMYNIFPSILHWLPGPHHRIFRNFAELRVFISEQIQRHRQTRQPGEPRDFIDCFLDQMDQEQKDSERHFQEETLVMTTHNLFFGGTETTSNTLRYGLLILLKYPEVAAKVQAELDAVVGRMRAPSLEDRGRLPYTNAVLHEIQRFISVVPLGLPRALTPDTHLHGHFLPKGTFVIPLLVSAHRDPTQFKDPDSFNPRNFLNNEGEFQSNDAFTPFALGPGQAGRGAAWTGPGAHGVLTPHPCVPRKADVPGRRPGPIRDLPLLHCHPAAVLPAPCGEPHQPRPHPTVHQPGQHAPSLPAPPGDPLRSSLATLCTLALRPPYPPWSIKAPNGRRRGLLTESGSGRQGCAALR, encoded by the exons ATGGAAACTAGTGGTCTTGTTCAAGGTCCTATTGAGATCCCGTCCCCCGAGATGTACAACATTTTCCCCTCCATCCTGCACTGGCTCCCGGGCCCGCACCACCGAATCTTCCGAAACTTCGCGGAGCTTCGGGTCTTCATCTCCGAGCAAATCCAGCGGCACCGGCAGACGCGGCAGCCGGGGGAGCCCCGCGATTTCATTGATTGCTTTCTGGATCAGATGGATCAG GAACAGAAGGACTCAGAGAGACATTTCCAGGAGGAGACGTTGGTGATGACGACGCACAACCTTTTCTTCGGTGGCACCGAGACCACGAGCAACACCCTGCGCTATGGGCTCCTCATTCTGCTCAAGTACCCAGAGGTGGCAG CCAAGGTACAGGCTGAGCTAGACGCCGTGGTGGGTCGGATGCGCGCCCCAAGCCTGGAAGACCGTGGGCGCCTGCCCTACACCAACGCTGTGCTGCACGAGATCCAGCGCTTCATCAGTGTGGTGCCGCTGGGGCTGCCGCGTGCCCTCACCCCCGACACCCACCTGCATGGCCACTTCCTGCCCAAG GGCACCTTCGTGATTCCTCTGCTGGTGTCCGCGCACCGGGACCCCACCCAATTCAAGGACCCAGACTCCTTCAACCCCAGGAACTTCTTGAACAATGAGGGCGAGTTCCAGAGCAATGATGCCTTCACGCCCTTTGCCCTAGGTCCgggccaggcagggaggggagcagcCTGGACAGGCCCTGGGGCACATGGGGTTCTCACTCCACATCCCTGTGTCCCCAGGAAAGCGGATGTGCCTGGGCGCAGGCCTGGCCCGATCAgagatcttcctcttcttcactgCCATCCTGCAGCGGTTCTGCCTGCTCCCTGTGGGGAGCCCCACCAACCTCGACCTCACCCCACAGTGCACCAGCCTGGGCAACATGCCCCCAGCCTTCCAGCTCCGCCTGGTGACCCTCTGAGGTCAAGCCTGGCCACCCTCTGCACACTGGCTCTCAGACCTCCTTACCCGCCATGGTCAATAAAGGCCCCGAATGGCAGGCGAAGGGGTCTCCTCACCGAGAGTGGGAGTGGGAGGCAGGGGTGTGCAGCTCTGAggtaa
- the LOC100068295 gene encoding cytochrome P450 2F2-like isoform X1, whose translation METSGLVQGPIEIPSPEMYNIFPSILHWLPGPHHRIFRNFAELRVFISEQIQRHRQTRQPGEPRDFIDCFLDQMDQEQKDSERHFQEETLVMTTHNLFFGGTETTSNTLRYGLLILLKYPEVAGLRAGGPGMRGLGLGLAGVHGGCSSQPEPAPAKVQAELDAVVGRMRAPSLEDRGRLPYTNAVLHEIQRFISVVPLGLPRALTPDTHLHGHFLPKGTFVIPLLVSAHRDPTQFKDPDSFNPRNFLNNEGEFQSNDAFTPFALGPGQAGRGAAWTGPGAHGVLTPHPCVPRKADVPGRRPGPIRDLPLLHCHPAAVLPAPCGEPHQPRPHPTVHQPGQHAPSLPAPPGDPLRSSLATLCTLALRPPYPPWSIKAPNGRRRGLLTESGSGRQGCAALR comes from the exons ATGGAAACTAGTGGTCTTGTTCAAGGTCCTATTGAGATCCCGTCCCCCGAGATGTACAACATTTTCCCCTCCATCCTGCACTGGCTCCCGGGCCCGCACCACCGAATCTTCCGAAACTTCGCGGAGCTTCGGGTCTTCATCTCCGAGCAAATCCAGCGGCACCGGCAGACGCGGCAGCCGGGGGAGCCCCGCGATTTCATTGATTGCTTTCTGGATCAGATGGATCAG GAACAGAAGGACTCAGAGAGACATTTCCAGGAGGAGACGTTGGTGATGACGACGCACAACCTTTTCTTCGGTGGCACCGAGACCACGAGCAACACCCTGCGCTATGGGCTCCTCATTCTGCTCAAGTACCCAGAGGTGGCAGGTCTGCGAGCTGGAGGGCCAGGGATGAGGGGGCTAGGGTTGGGGCTGGCTGGGGTCCACGGCGGATGCAGCTCACAGCCTGAGCCGGCCCCAGCCAAGGTACAGGCTGAGCTAGACGCCGTGGTGGGTCGGATGCGCGCCCCAAGCCTGGAAGACCGTGGGCGCCTGCCCTACACCAACGCTGTGCTGCACGAGATCCAGCGCTTCATCAGTGTGGTGCCGCTGGGGCTGCCGCGTGCCCTCACCCCCGACACCCACCTGCATGGCCACTTCCTGCCCAAG GGCACCTTCGTGATTCCTCTGCTGGTGTCCGCGCACCGGGACCCCACCCAATTCAAGGACCCAGACTCCTTCAACCCCAGGAACTTCTTGAACAATGAGGGCGAGTTCCAGAGCAATGATGCCTTCACGCCCTTTGCCCTAGGTCCgggccaggcagggaggggagcagcCTGGACAGGCCCTGGGGCACATGGGGTTCTCACTCCACATCCCTGTGTCCCCAGGAAAGCGGATGTGCCTGGGCGCAGGCCTGGCCCGATCAgagatcttcctcttcttcactgCCATCCTGCAGCGGTTCTGCCTGCTCCCTGTGGGGAGCCCCACCAACCTCGACCTCACCCCACAGTGCACCAGCCTGGGCAACATGCCCCCAGCCTTCCAGCTCCGCCTGGTGACCCTCTGAGGTCAAGCCTGGCCACCCTCTGCACACTGGCTCTCAGACCTCCTTACCCGCCATGGTCAATAAAGGCCCCGAATGGCAGGCGAAGGGGTCTCCTCACCGAGAGTGGGAGTGGGAGGCAGGGGTGTGCAGCTCTGAggtaa
- the LOC100068295 gene encoding cytochrome P450 2F2-like isoform X4: METSGLVQGPIEIPSPEMYNIFPSILHWLPGPHHRIFRNFAELRVFISEQIQRHRQTRQPGEPRDFIDCFLDQMDQEQKDSERHFQEETLVMTTHNLFFGGTETTSNTLRYGLLILLKYPEVAGLRAGGPGMRGLGLGLAGVHGGCSSQPEPAPAKVQAELDAVVGRMRAPSLEDRGRLPYTNAVLHEIQRFISVVPLGLPRALTPDTHLHGHFLPKGTFVIPLLVSAHRDPTQFKDPDSFNPRNFLNNEGEFQSNDAFTPFALGKRMCLGAGLARSEIFLFFTAILQRFCLLPVGSPTNLDLTPQCTSLGNMPPAFQLRLVTL; this comes from the exons ATGGAAACTAGTGGTCTTGTTCAAGGTCCTATTGAGATCCCGTCCCCCGAGATGTACAACATTTTCCCCTCCATCCTGCACTGGCTCCCGGGCCCGCACCACCGAATCTTCCGAAACTTCGCGGAGCTTCGGGTCTTCATCTCCGAGCAAATCCAGCGGCACCGGCAGACGCGGCAGCCGGGGGAGCCCCGCGATTTCATTGATTGCTTTCTGGATCAGATGGATCAG GAACAGAAGGACTCAGAGAGACATTTCCAGGAGGAGACGTTGGTGATGACGACGCACAACCTTTTCTTCGGTGGCACCGAGACCACGAGCAACACCCTGCGCTATGGGCTCCTCATTCTGCTCAAGTACCCAGAGGTGGCAGGTCTGCGAGCTGGAGGGCCAGGGATGAGGGGGCTAGGGTTGGGGCTGGCTGGGGTCCACGGCGGATGCAGCTCACAGCCTGAGCCGGCCCCAGCCAAGGTACAGGCTGAGCTAGACGCCGTGGTGGGTCGGATGCGCGCCCCAAGCCTGGAAGACCGTGGGCGCCTGCCCTACACCAACGCTGTGCTGCACGAGATCCAGCGCTTCATCAGTGTGGTGCCGCTGGGGCTGCCGCGTGCCCTCACCCCCGACACCCACCTGCATGGCCACTTCCTGCCCAAG GGCACCTTCGTGATTCCTCTGCTGGTGTCCGCGCACCGGGACCCCACCCAATTCAAGGACCCAGACTCCTTCAACCCCAGGAACTTCTTGAACAATGAGGGCGAGTTCCAGAGCAATGATGCCTTCACGCCCTTTGCCCTAG GAAAGCGGATGTGCCTGGGCGCAGGCCTGGCCCGATCAgagatcttcctcttcttcactgCCATCCTGCAGCGGTTCTGCCTGCTCCCTGTGGGGAGCCCCACCAACCTCGACCTCACCCCACAGTGCACCAGCCTGGGCAACATGCCCCCAGCCTTCCAGCTCCGCCTGGTGACCCTCTGA
- the LOC100068295 gene encoding cytochrome P450 2F2-like isoform X5, protein MGRGPIEIPSPEMYNIFPSILHWLPGPHHRIFRNFAELRVFISEQIQRHRQTRQPGEPRDFIDCFLDQMDQEQKDSERHFQEETLVMTTHNLFFGGTETTSNTLRYGLLILLKYPEVAGLRAGGPGMRGLGLGLAGVHGGCSSQPEPAPAKVQAELDAVVGRMRAPSLEDRGRLPYTNAVLHEIQRFISVVPLGLPRALTPDTHLHGHFLPKGTFVIPLLVSAHRDPTQFKDPDSFNPRNFLNNEGEFQSNDAFTPFALGKRMCLGAGLARSEIFLFFTAILQRFCLLPVGSPTNLDLTPQCTSLGNMPPAFQLRLVTL, encoded by the exons ATGGGGCGAG GTCCTATTGAGATCCCGTCCCCCGAGATGTACAACATTTTCCCCTCCATCCTGCACTGGCTCCCGGGCCCGCACCACCGAATCTTCCGAAACTTCGCGGAGCTTCGGGTCTTCATCTCCGAGCAAATCCAGCGGCACCGGCAGACGCGGCAGCCGGGGGAGCCCCGCGATTTCATTGATTGCTTTCTGGATCAGATGGATCAG GAACAGAAGGACTCAGAGAGACATTTCCAGGAGGAGACGTTGGTGATGACGACGCACAACCTTTTCTTCGGTGGCACCGAGACCACGAGCAACACCCTGCGCTATGGGCTCCTCATTCTGCTCAAGTACCCAGAGGTGGCAGGTCTGCGAGCTGGAGGGCCAGGGATGAGGGGGCTAGGGTTGGGGCTGGCTGGGGTCCACGGCGGATGCAGCTCACAGCCTGAGCCGGCCCCAGCCAAGGTACAGGCTGAGCTAGACGCCGTGGTGGGTCGGATGCGCGCCCCAAGCCTGGAAGACCGTGGGCGCCTGCCCTACACCAACGCTGTGCTGCACGAGATCCAGCGCTTCATCAGTGTGGTGCCGCTGGGGCTGCCGCGTGCCCTCACCCCCGACACCCACCTGCATGGCCACTTCCTGCCCAAG GGCACCTTCGTGATTCCTCTGCTGGTGTCCGCGCACCGGGACCCCACCCAATTCAAGGACCCAGACTCCTTCAACCCCAGGAACTTCTTGAACAATGAGGGCGAGTTCCAGAGCAATGATGCCTTCACGCCCTTTGCCCTAG GAAAGCGGATGTGCCTGGGCGCAGGCCTGGCCCGATCAgagatcttcctcttcttcactgCCATCCTGCAGCGGTTCTGCCTGCTCCCTGTGGGGAGCCCCACCAACCTCGACCTCACCCCACAGTGCACCAGCCTGGGCAACATGCCCCCAGCCTTCCAGCTCCGCCTGGTGACCCTCTGA
- the LOC100068295 gene encoding cytochrome P450 2F2-like isoform X7, whose amino-acid sequence MGRGPIEIPSPEMYNIFPSILHWLPGPHHRIFRNFAELRVFISEQIQRHRQTRQPGEPRDFIDCFLDQMDQEQKDSERHFQEETLVMTTHNLFFGGTETTSNTLRYGLLILLKYPEVAAKVQAELDAVVGRMRAPSLEDRGRLPYTNAVLHEIQRFISVVPLGLPRALTPDTHLHGHFLPKGTFVIPLLVSAHRDPTQFKDPDSFNPRNFLNNEGEFQSNDAFTPFALGKRMCLGAGLARSEIFLFFTAILQRFCLLPVGSPTNLDLTPQCTSLGNMPPAFQLRLVTL is encoded by the exons ATGGGGCGAG GTCCTATTGAGATCCCGTCCCCCGAGATGTACAACATTTTCCCCTCCATCCTGCACTGGCTCCCGGGCCCGCACCACCGAATCTTCCGAAACTTCGCGGAGCTTCGGGTCTTCATCTCCGAGCAAATCCAGCGGCACCGGCAGACGCGGCAGCCGGGGGAGCCCCGCGATTTCATTGATTGCTTTCTGGATCAGATGGATCAG GAACAGAAGGACTCAGAGAGACATTTCCAGGAGGAGACGTTGGTGATGACGACGCACAACCTTTTCTTCGGTGGCACCGAGACCACGAGCAACACCCTGCGCTATGGGCTCCTCATTCTGCTCAAGTACCCAGAGGTGGCAG CCAAGGTACAGGCTGAGCTAGACGCCGTGGTGGGTCGGATGCGCGCCCCAAGCCTGGAAGACCGTGGGCGCCTGCCCTACACCAACGCTGTGCTGCACGAGATCCAGCGCTTCATCAGTGTGGTGCCGCTGGGGCTGCCGCGTGCCCTCACCCCCGACACCCACCTGCATGGCCACTTCCTGCCCAAG GGCACCTTCGTGATTCCTCTGCTGGTGTCCGCGCACCGGGACCCCACCCAATTCAAGGACCCAGACTCCTTCAACCCCAGGAACTTCTTGAACAATGAGGGCGAGTTCCAGAGCAATGATGCCTTCACGCCCTTTGCCCTAG GAAAGCGGATGTGCCTGGGCGCAGGCCTGGCCCGATCAgagatcttcctcttcttcactgCCATCCTGCAGCGGTTCTGCCTGCTCCCTGTGGGGAGCCCCACCAACCTCGACCTCACCCCACAGTGCACCAGCCTGGGCAACATGCCCCCAGCCTTCCAGCTCCGCCTGGTGACCCTCTGA
- the LOC100068295 gene encoding cytochrome P450 2F2-like isoform X6 → METSGLVQGPIEIPSPEMYNIFPSILHWLPGPHHRIFRNFAELRVFISEQIQRHRQTRQPGEPRDFIDCFLDQMDQEQKDSERHFQEETLVMTTHNLFFGGTETTSNTLRYGLLILLKYPEVAAKVQAELDAVVGRMRAPSLEDRGRLPYTNAVLHEIQRFISVVPLGLPRALTPDTHLHGHFLPKGTFVIPLLVSAHRDPTQFKDPDSFNPRNFLNNEGEFQSNDAFTPFALGKRMCLGAGLARSEIFLFFTAILQRFCLLPVGSPTNLDLTPQCTSLGNMPPAFQLRLVTL, encoded by the exons ATGGAAACTAGTGGTCTTGTTCAAGGTCCTATTGAGATCCCGTCCCCCGAGATGTACAACATTTTCCCCTCCATCCTGCACTGGCTCCCGGGCCCGCACCACCGAATCTTCCGAAACTTCGCGGAGCTTCGGGTCTTCATCTCCGAGCAAATCCAGCGGCACCGGCAGACGCGGCAGCCGGGGGAGCCCCGCGATTTCATTGATTGCTTTCTGGATCAGATGGATCAG GAACAGAAGGACTCAGAGAGACATTTCCAGGAGGAGACGTTGGTGATGACGACGCACAACCTTTTCTTCGGTGGCACCGAGACCACGAGCAACACCCTGCGCTATGGGCTCCTCATTCTGCTCAAGTACCCAGAGGTGGCAG CCAAGGTACAGGCTGAGCTAGACGCCGTGGTGGGTCGGATGCGCGCCCCAAGCCTGGAAGACCGTGGGCGCCTGCCCTACACCAACGCTGTGCTGCACGAGATCCAGCGCTTCATCAGTGTGGTGCCGCTGGGGCTGCCGCGTGCCCTCACCCCCGACACCCACCTGCATGGCCACTTCCTGCCCAAG GGCACCTTCGTGATTCCTCTGCTGGTGTCCGCGCACCGGGACCCCACCCAATTCAAGGACCCAGACTCCTTCAACCCCAGGAACTTCTTGAACAATGAGGGCGAGTTCCAGAGCAATGATGCCTTCACGCCCTTTGCCCTAG GAAAGCGGATGTGCCTGGGCGCAGGCCTGGCCCGATCAgagatcttcctcttcttcactgCCATCCTGCAGCGGTTCTGCCTGCTCCCTGTGGGGAGCCCCACCAACCTCGACCTCACCCCACAGTGCACCAGCCTGGGCAACATGCCCCCAGCCTTCCAGCTCCGCCTGGTGACCCTCTGA
- the CYP2F1 gene encoding cytochrome P450 2F5 isoform X2 produces MDSINTPVLLLLLALVCLFLTLSSRSKGRLPPGPRPLPLLGNLLQLRSQNMLTSLTKLSKKYGSVFTVHLGPRRVVVLSGYQTVKEALVDQAEEFSGRGDYPVFLNFTKGNGIAFSNGDRWKVLRRFSIQILRNFGMGKRSIEERILEEGSFLLAELRNTDGEPFDPTFFLSRSVSNIICSVLFGSRFDYEDKRLLTIISLINENFQIMSSPWGELYNLFPSLLDWVPGPHRRLFQNFGCVKDLIAHSVRDHQASLDPNSPRDFIDCFLTKMAQEKQDPLSHFNMDTLLMTTHNLLFGGTETVGTTLRFTFLVLMKYQEVQARIQEEIDRVVGRARLPALEDRTAMPYTDAVIHEVQRFADIIPMNLPHRVTQDTVFRGFLLPKGTDVITLLNTVHHDPTQFLTPREFNPEHFLDANRCFTKSPAFMPFSAGRRQCLGESLARMELFLFLTAILQSFSLQPLGAPEDIDLTPLSSGLGNLPRPFQLRLRAR; encoded by the exons ATGGACAGTATAAACACACCCGTCTTGCTCCTCCTCCTGGCTCTTGTCTGCCTGTTCCTGACCCTCAGCTCAAGGAGCAAGGGCCGGCTgcctccaggccccaggcccctcccactCCTCGGAAACCTGCTGCAGCTTCGCTCCCAAAACATGCTGACCTCCCTTACCAAG CTGAGCAAGAAGTACGGCTCAGTGTTCACAGTACACTTGGGCCCCAGACGAGTGGTTGTCCTCAGCGGGTACCAAACCGTGAAGGAGGCCCTTGTGGACCAGGCGGAGGAGTTCAGCGGCCGCGGTGACTACCCCGTCTTTCTCAACTTCACTAAGGGCAATG GCATCGCCTTCTCCAATGGGGACCGGTGGAAGGTCCTGAGGAGATTCTCCATCCAGATTCTACGGAACTTCGGAATGGGGAAGAGGAGCATTGAGGAGCGGATCCTGGAGGAAGGCAGCTTCCTGCTGGCAGAGCTCCGGAACACTGATG GCGAGCCCTTCGACCCCACGTTTTTCCTGAGCCGCTCCGTGTCCAACATCATCTGCTCCGTGCTCTTCGGCAGTCGCTTCGACTACGAGGACAAACGTCTGCTCACCATTATAAGCCTCATCAATGAAAACTTCCAAATCATGAGCAGCCCCTGGGGCGAG TTGTACAACCTCTTTCCAAGCCTCCTGGATTGGGTGCCCGGGCCGCACAGACGCCTTTTCCAGAACTTCGGGTGCGTGAAGGACCTCATCGCCCACAGCGTGCGCGATCACCAGGCCTCCCTTGACCCCAACTCTCCTCGGGACTTCATTGATTGCTTCCTCACCAAGATGGCACAG GAGAAGCAGGACCCCCTGAGCCACTTCAACATGGATACCCTGCTGATGACCACACATAACCTGCTGTTTGGCGGCACCGAGACCGTGGGCACCACGCTGCGCTTCACTTTCCTCGTGCTTATGAAGTACCAAGAAGTGCAAG cccGCATACAGGAGGAGATCGACAGAGTGGTGGGACGCGCGCGGCTGCCAGCGCTGGAGGACCGAACGGCCATGCCTTATACAGATGCAGTGATCCACGAGGTGCAGCGCTTCGCAGACATCATCCCCATGAACTTGCCGCACCGCGTCACTCAGGACACGGTCTTTCGCGGCTTCCTGCTGCCCAAG ggcACGGATGTCATCACCCTCCTTAACACCGTCCATCACGACCCCACCCAGTTCCTGACGCCCCGGGAATTCAACCCTGAACACTTTCTGGATGCCAATCGGTGCTTCACGAAGAGCCCTGCCTTCATGCCCTTCTCTGCTG GACGCCGACAGTGCCTGGGCGAGTCTCTGGCGCGCATGgagctcttcctctttctcaccGCCATCCTGCAGAGCTTCTCGCTGCAGCCGCTGGGGGCGCCCGAGGACATCGACCTGACGCCGCTCAGCTCTGGTCTCGGCAATTTGCCGCGGCCGTTCCAGCTGCGCCTGCGCGCGCGCTGA
- the CYP2F1 gene encoding cytochrome P450 2F5 isoform X1, translating to MLSRQETPAAAFTMDSINTPVLLLLLALVCLFLTLSSRSKGRLPPGPRPLPLLGNLLQLRSQNMLTSLTKLSKKYGSVFTVHLGPRRVVVLSGYQTVKEALVDQAEEFSGRGDYPVFLNFTKGNGIAFSNGDRWKVLRRFSIQILRNFGMGKRSIEERILEEGSFLLAELRNTDGEPFDPTFFLSRSVSNIICSVLFGSRFDYEDKRLLTIISLINENFQIMSSPWGELYNLFPSLLDWVPGPHRRLFQNFGCVKDLIAHSVRDHQASLDPNSPRDFIDCFLTKMAQEKQDPLSHFNMDTLLMTTHNLLFGGTETVGTTLRFTFLVLMKYQEVQARIQEEIDRVVGRARLPALEDRTAMPYTDAVIHEVQRFADIIPMNLPHRVTQDTVFRGFLLPKGTDVITLLNTVHHDPTQFLTPREFNPEHFLDANRCFTKSPAFMPFSAGRRQCLGESLARMELFLFLTAILQSFSLQPLGAPEDIDLTPLSSGLGNLPRPFQLRLRAR from the exons ATGCTCTCAAGACAGGAG ACACCTGCAGCTGCCTTCACCATGGACAGTATAAACACACCCGTCTTGCTCCTCCTCCTGGCTCTTGTCTGCCTGTTCCTGACCCTCAGCTCAAGGAGCAAGGGCCGGCTgcctccaggccccaggcccctcccactCCTCGGAAACCTGCTGCAGCTTCGCTCCCAAAACATGCTGACCTCCCTTACCAAG CTGAGCAAGAAGTACGGCTCAGTGTTCACAGTACACTTGGGCCCCAGACGAGTGGTTGTCCTCAGCGGGTACCAAACCGTGAAGGAGGCCCTTGTGGACCAGGCGGAGGAGTTCAGCGGCCGCGGTGACTACCCCGTCTTTCTCAACTTCACTAAGGGCAATG GCATCGCCTTCTCCAATGGGGACCGGTGGAAGGTCCTGAGGAGATTCTCCATCCAGATTCTACGGAACTTCGGAATGGGGAAGAGGAGCATTGAGGAGCGGATCCTGGAGGAAGGCAGCTTCCTGCTGGCAGAGCTCCGGAACACTGATG GCGAGCCCTTCGACCCCACGTTTTTCCTGAGCCGCTCCGTGTCCAACATCATCTGCTCCGTGCTCTTCGGCAGTCGCTTCGACTACGAGGACAAACGTCTGCTCACCATTATAAGCCTCATCAATGAAAACTTCCAAATCATGAGCAGCCCCTGGGGCGAG TTGTACAACCTCTTTCCAAGCCTCCTGGATTGGGTGCCCGGGCCGCACAGACGCCTTTTCCAGAACTTCGGGTGCGTGAAGGACCTCATCGCCCACAGCGTGCGCGATCACCAGGCCTCCCTTGACCCCAACTCTCCTCGGGACTTCATTGATTGCTTCCTCACCAAGATGGCACAG GAGAAGCAGGACCCCCTGAGCCACTTCAACATGGATACCCTGCTGATGACCACACATAACCTGCTGTTTGGCGGCACCGAGACCGTGGGCACCACGCTGCGCTTCACTTTCCTCGTGCTTATGAAGTACCAAGAAGTGCAAG cccGCATACAGGAGGAGATCGACAGAGTGGTGGGACGCGCGCGGCTGCCAGCGCTGGAGGACCGAACGGCCATGCCTTATACAGATGCAGTGATCCACGAGGTGCAGCGCTTCGCAGACATCATCCCCATGAACTTGCCGCACCGCGTCACTCAGGACACGGTCTTTCGCGGCTTCCTGCTGCCCAAG ggcACGGATGTCATCACCCTCCTTAACACCGTCCATCACGACCCCACCCAGTTCCTGACGCCCCGGGAATTCAACCCTGAACACTTTCTGGATGCCAATCGGTGCTTCACGAAGAGCCCTGCCTTCATGCCCTTCTCTGCTG GACGCCGACAGTGCCTGGGCGAGTCTCTGGCGCGCATGgagctcttcctctttctcaccGCCATCCTGCAGAGCTTCTCGCTGCAGCCGCTGGGGGCGCCCGAGGACATCGACCTGACGCCGCTCAGCTCTGGTCTCGGCAATTTGCCGCGGCCGTTCCAGCTGCGCCTGCGCGCGCGCTGA